A genomic window from Pungitius pungitius chromosome 12, fPunPun2.1, whole genome shotgun sequence includes:
- the psmd3 gene encoding 26S proteasome non-ATPase regulatory subunit 3, whose protein sequence is MKETAAKRRGDKAGNPDSKAEKPKDPGPETQDVEMPEEDAANVAKQPKELDSLTLDDIREHVKQIEKAVSGKEPRFVLRALRALPSTSRRLNTNVLHKAVFGFFTNNTSTRDFLLGFLEEPMEMAEGDVPFRPRTGKAASTPLLPEVEAYLQLLLVVHLTNNKRYSEAQKVSDDLLQKIGSKNRRALDLVAAKCYYYHARVYEFLRKFDTMRSFLHTRLRTATLRHDADGQAVLLNLLLRNYLHFNLYDQAEKLVSKSVFPELANNNEWARYLYYTGRIKAIQLEYTEARRTLTNALRKAPQHTAVGFKQTVHKLLIVVELLLGEIPDRLQFRQPSLKRSLMPYFLLTQAVRAGNLAKFNQVLEQFGEKFQTDGTYTLIIRLRHNVIKTGVRMISLSYSRISLADIAQKLQLDSPEDAEFIVAKAIRDGVIEASINHEKGFVQSKETMDIYGTREPQLAFHQRISFCLDIHNMSVKAMRFPPKAYNKDLESVEERREREQQDLEFAKEMAEDDDDSFP, encoded by the exons ATGAAGGAGACGGCGGCCAAGCGGCGGGGGGACAAGGCGGGAAACCCGGACTCCAAAGCCGAGAAGCCGAAGGACCCGGGCCCCGAGACGCAGGACGTGGAGATGCCGGAGGAGGACGCTGCTAACGTGGCTAAACAACCCAAGGAGCTGGATAGCCTGACTCTGGACG ACATCCGGGAGCACGTGAAGCAGATCGAGAAGGCGGTGTCCGGGAAGGAGCCCCGCTTCGTCCTCAGAGCTCTGAGGGCTCTGCCTTCCACGAGCCGCCGCCTGAACACCAACGTCCTCCACAAAGCCGTGTTTGGCTTCTTCACCAACAACACCTCCACCAGGGACTTCCTGTTGGGCTTCCTGGAGGAG CCAATGGAGATGGCTGAAGGAGACGTCCCGTTCCGTCCTAGGACGGGTAAAGCGGCCTCGACCCCTCTGCTGCCGGAGGTGGAGGCTtatctgcagctgctgctggtggtccaCCTGACCAACAACAAGAGATACAGTGAG GCTCAGAAGGTGTCAGACGACCTGCTCCAGAAGATCGGCTCCAAGAACCGCAGAGCTCTGGATCTGGTGGCTGCTAAGTGTTATTATTACCATGCCAGGGTGTACGAGTTCCTCAGGAAGTTTGACACCAtgcgcag CTTCTTGCACACTCGCCTGCGTACAGCGACTCTGCGCCACGATGCCGACGGGCAGGCGGTGCTCCTCAACCTGCTGCTCAGGAACTACCTGCACTTCAACCTGTACGACCAGGCGGAGAAGCTGGTCTCCAAGTCGGTGTTCCCCGAGCTCGCCAACAACAACGAGTGGGCCCGCTACCTGTACTACACAG GTCGGATCAAGGCCATCCAGCTGGAGTACACCGAGGCTCGGCGGACTCTGACCAACGCTCTGAGGAAAGCTCCTCAGCACACAGCTGTGGGCTTCAAGCAGACG GTCCACAAGCTGCTGATCgtggtggagctgctgttggGAGAGATTCCTGACCGACTCCAGTTCAGACAGCCGTCCCTGAAGAGGTCTCTGATGCCCTACTTCCTGCTGACTCAGG CGGTGAGAGCAGGTAACCTGGCCAAGTTCAACCAGGTGTTGGAGCAGTTTGGGGAGAAGTTTCAGACCGACGGGACGTACACACTCATCATCCGCCTGAGACACAACGTCATCAAGACGG GCGTGCGTATGATCAGCCTGTCGTACTCTCGGATCTCTCTGGCCGACATCGCCCAGAAGCTTCAGCTCGACAGCCCAGAGGACGCAGAGTTCATTGTTGCCAAG gcGATCCGCGACGGAGTGATCGAGGCGAGCATCAACCACGAGAAAGGCTTCGTCCAATCAAAAGAGACCATGGACATCTACGGAACCAGAGAGCCTCAGCTGGCCTTCCACCAGAGGATCTCCTTCTGCCTGGACATCCACAACATGTCTGtgaag GCGATGAGATTTCCTCCTAAAGCGTACAACAAGGACCTGGAGTCAGTAGAg GAGCGTCGGGAACGGGAGCAACAGGATCTGGAGTTTGCCAAAGAAATGGCTGAAGATGACGATGACAGCTTCCCATAA